The proteins below are encoded in one region of Phaseolus vulgaris cultivar G19833 chromosome 1, P. vulgaris v2.0, whole genome shotgun sequence:
- the LOC137814563 gene encoding protein TERMINAL FLOWER 1-like encodes MGKHSTLKGIINMELTLLFSAGYRLVFLTLTLLTFFSLYLYPYHTLVMARMPLEPLIVGRVIGEVLDSFTTSMKMTVSYNKKQVYNGHELFPSSVNTKPKVQIEGADMRSFFTLIMTDPDVPGPSDPYLREHLHWIVTDIPGTTDATFGKELVSYEIPKPNIGIHRFVFVLFKQKRRQCVTPPTSRDHFNTRNFAAQNDLGLPVAAVYFNAQRETAARRR; translated from the exons ATGGGTAAACACTCTACCTTGAAAGGCATTATAAATATGGAGCTCACACTCCTTTTCTCAGCAGGTTATCGACTTGTAttcctcactctcactctcttAACTTTCTTCTCTCTTTATTTGTACCCTTATCATACTCTTGTAATGGCAAGAATGCCTTTAGAACCTCTTATAGTGGGGAGAGTCATAGGAGAGGTTCTTGACTCTTTTACCACAAGCATGAAAATGACTGTGAGTTATAACAAAAAGCAAGTCTACAATGGCCACGAGCTCTTCCCTTCATCTGTCAACACCAAACCCAAGGTTCAGATTGAGGGTGCTGATATGAGGTCCTTTTTCACACTG ATCATGACAGACCCTGATGTTCCAGGCCCTAGTGACCCTTATCTCAGAGAACACTTGCACTG GATAGTGACAGATATTCCAGGCACAACAGATGCTACATTTG GGAAAGAGTTGGTGAGCTATGAGATCCCAAAGCCTAATATTGGGATCCATAGGTTTGTGTTTGTCCTGTTCAAGCAAAAGCGTAGGCAGTGTGTTACTCCACCAACTTCAAGGGATCACTTCAACACACGCAATTTCGCAGCACAGAACGACCTTGGCCTCCCAGTGGCTGCTGTCTACTTCAATGCACAGAGGGAAACAGCTGCAAGAAGACGCTAG